From Cucumis melo cultivar AY chromosome 1, USDA_Cmelo_AY_1.0, whole genome shotgun sequence, a single genomic window includes:
- the LOC103497530 gene encoding putative kinase-like protein TMKL1 isoform X2, producing the protein MAILKHFSLCISLFLLIRAPVRCDSIHFPSSSSSSSSSSSSSSSSSSSSSSSSSSSSSSSFSSDVQLLLGKIRASLEGDTQNLLLSSWNYSLPLCQWRGLKWVFTTGTPLVCSDSSSPQWSNLTLFKDPSLHVLSLQLPSANLTGSLPKELGEFTMLQSLYLSINSLTGTIPLELGYSSSLSDIDLSSNLLTGVLPPSIWNLCDKLVSVRLHGNSLSGSLPEPALPNSTCRNLEAFDLGNNQISGTFPEFITRFPGLKELDLGKNLLFGQIPQSLGQLELEKLNLSNNNFSGILPVFSNSKFGVEAFEGNSPGLCGEPLKSCAVPSHLSSGAIAGLVIGLMTGTVVLASLLIGYMQNKKKSSSESEDEIDEGEDEENGGSVGAGGEGKLILFQGGEHLTLDDVLNATGQVMEKTSYGTIYKAKLADGGTIALRLLREGSCKDRNSCLSVIKQLGKIRHENLIPLRAFYQGKRGEKLLIYDYLPIRTLHDFLHESRAGKPVLNWARRHKIALGIARGLAHLHTGLEVPITHGNIRSKNVLVDDFFAARLTEFGLDKLMIPSVADEIVSLAKSDGYKAPELQRMKKCNSRTDVYAFGILLLEILIGKKPGKSGRNGEFVDLPSMVKVAVLEETTMDVFDVEVLKGIRSPMEDGIVQALKLAMGCCAPVASVRPSIDEVVKQLEENRPRNRSALYSPTETRSEIG; encoded by the exons ATGGCGATTCTGAAGCATTTTTCTCTCTGCATTTCCCTCTTCTTATTAATCAGAGCCCCTGTACGATGTGATTCCATAcatttcccttcttcttcttcttcttcttcttcttcttcttcttcttcttcttcttcttcttcttcttcttcctcctcctcctcctcctcctcctcctcctcttttTCTTCTGATGTTCAGCTTCTTTTGGGAAAGATTAGAGCTTCACTTGAAGGAGACACTCAAAACTTGCTTTTATCTTCATGGAATTACTCTCTGCCTCTTTGTCAATGGAGGGGACTCAAATGGGTCTTCACTACTGGAACCCCGCTGGTCTGCAGTGATTCTTCTTCTCCACAATGGTCTAATCTCACTCTGTTCAAAGACCCTTCTCTTCATGTTCTCTCTCTCCAACTTCCATCTGCTAATCTTACTGGTTCGTTGCCTAAGGAGCTTGGTGAGTTCACTATGCTTCAAAGCCTCTATCTAAGTATAAACTCTTTGACTGGAACCATTCCGCTTGAACTTGGTTACAGCTCCTCTCTTTCTGATATTGATTTGAGTAGCAATCTTTTAACGGGAGTTCTTCCACCTTCGATCTGGAATCTGTGTGATAAACTTGTTTCTGTCAGACTTCATGGCAATTCTTTATCTGGGTCTCTGCCGGAGCCGGCTTTACCAAACTCCACCTGCAGAAATCTGGAGGCTTTTGATTTAGGCAACAATCAGATTTCAGGTACGTTCCCAGAATTCATTACTAGATTTCCGGGTCTTAAAGAGCTTGATCTTGGGAAAAATTTGTTGTTTGGACAAATCCCTCAGAGCTTAGGCCAGCTAGAGCTGGAGAAGTTGAACCTTTCAAACAACAATTTCAGTGGAATATTGCCTGTTTTTAGTAACTCAAAGTTTGGTGTTGAGGCTTTTGAAGGGAATAGTCCTGGGCTTTGTGGGGAGCCTTTGAAAAGCTGTGCAGTACCTTCTCATTTGAGTTCAGGCGCCATTGCTGGCCTTGTTATTGGCTTGATGACTGGCACAGTTGTTTTAGCTTCGTTGCTTATTGGTTATATGCAAAACAAGAAGAAGAGTAGTAGTGAGAGTGAAGATGAGATTGATgaaggagaagatgaagaaaatggTGGCAGTGTCGGTGCAGGCGGTGAAGGAAAACTCATTTTATTTCAGGGTGGCGAGCATCTGACATTGGATGATGTCTTGAATGCTACGGGGCAAGTTATGGAAAAAACAAGCTATGGCACTATATATAAGGCAAAGCTTGCTGATGGAGGGACCATTGCTCTGAGACTGCTGAGGGAAGGTAGTTGCAAAGACAGAAATTCTTGCTTGTCTGTGATTAAACAATTGGGAAAGATTCGCCATGAGAATTTGATTCCTTTGAGAGCTTTCTATCAAggaaagagaggagaaaagcTCCTCATTTACGACTATCTGCCAATCAGAACTTTACATGATTTTCTACATG AATCTAGAGCAGGAAAACCAGTGTTGAACTGGGCTAGGAGGCACAAGATTGCATTAGGCATCGCCCGGGGATTAGCCCATCTTCACACAGGTCTTGAAGTGCCCATTACACATGGTAACATTAGATCAAAAAATGTGCTTGTGGATGACTTCTTTGCGGCGAGACTGACAGAGTTCGGGCTAGACAAGCTAATGATCCCATCGGTAGCCGATGAAATTGTCTCGCTGGCAAAATCAGACGGGTACAAGGCACCGGAGCTGCAACGGATGAAGAAATGCAATTCAAGAACAGATGTGTATGCATTTGGAATCTTATTATTGGAAATTCTGATTGGGAAGAAACCAGGAAAAAGTGGAAGAAATGGAGAGTTTGTGGATCTGCCATCAATGGTGAAAGTGGCAGTTCTAGAGGAGACAACGATGGACGTTTTCGACGTGGAGGTTTTGAAAGGGATTAGAAGTCCAATGGAAGATGGAATTGTACAGGCTTTGAAGCTTGCAATGGGTTGCTGTGCTCCAGTGGCTTCAGTAAGACCTTCCATCGATGAAGTTGTGAAGCAGTTGGAAGAGAACAGACCAAGAAACAGATCTGCTCTATACAGCCCAACAGAAACAAGAAGTGAAATCG GTTGA
- the LOC103497530 gene encoding putative kinase-like protein TMKL1 isoform X1 codes for MAILKHFSLCISLFLLIRAPVRCDSIHFPSSSSSSSSSSSSSSSSSSSSSSSSSSSSSSSFSSDVQLLLGKIRASLEGDTQNLLLSSWNYSLPLCQWRGLKWVFTTGTPLVCSDSSSPQWSNLTLFKDPSLHVLSLQLPSANLTGSLPKELGEFTMLQSLYLSINSLTGTIPLELGYSSSLSDIDLSSNLLTGVLPPSIWNLCDKLVSVRLHGNSLSGSLPEPALPNSTCRNLEAFDLGNNQISGTFPEFITRFPGLKELDLGKNLLFGQIPQSLGQLELEKLNLSNNNFSGILPVFSNSKFGVEAFEGNSPGLCGEPLKSCAVPSHLSSGAIAGLVIGLMTGTVVLASLLIGYMQNKKKSSSESEDEIDEGEDEENGGSVGAGGEGKLILFQGGEHLTLDDVLNATGQVMEKTSYGTIYKAKLADGGTIALRLLREGSCKDRNSCLSVIKQLGKIRHENLIPLRAFYQGKRGEKLLIYDYLPIRTLHDFLHESRAGKPVLNWARRHKIALGIARGLAHLHTGLEVPITHGNIRSKNVLVDDFFAARLTEFGLDKLMIPSVADEIVSLAKSDGYKAPELQRMKKCNSRTDVYAFGILLLEILIGKKPGKSGRNGEFVDLPSMVKVAVLEETTMDVFDVEVLKGIRSPMEDGIVQALKLAMGCCAPVASVRPSIDEVVKQLEENRPRNRSALYSPTETRSEIGTPF; via the exons ATGGCGATTCTGAAGCATTTTTCTCTCTGCATTTCCCTCTTCTTATTAATCAGAGCCCCTGTACGATGTGATTCCATAcatttcccttcttcttcttcttcttcttcttcttcttcttcttcttcttcttcttcttcttcttcttcttcctcctcctcctcctcctcctcctcctcctcttttTCTTCTGATGTTCAGCTTCTTTTGGGAAAGATTAGAGCTTCACTTGAAGGAGACACTCAAAACTTGCTTTTATCTTCATGGAATTACTCTCTGCCTCTTTGTCAATGGAGGGGACTCAAATGGGTCTTCACTACTGGAACCCCGCTGGTCTGCAGTGATTCTTCTTCTCCACAATGGTCTAATCTCACTCTGTTCAAAGACCCTTCTCTTCATGTTCTCTCTCTCCAACTTCCATCTGCTAATCTTACTGGTTCGTTGCCTAAGGAGCTTGGTGAGTTCACTATGCTTCAAAGCCTCTATCTAAGTATAAACTCTTTGACTGGAACCATTCCGCTTGAACTTGGTTACAGCTCCTCTCTTTCTGATATTGATTTGAGTAGCAATCTTTTAACGGGAGTTCTTCCACCTTCGATCTGGAATCTGTGTGATAAACTTGTTTCTGTCAGACTTCATGGCAATTCTTTATCTGGGTCTCTGCCGGAGCCGGCTTTACCAAACTCCACCTGCAGAAATCTGGAGGCTTTTGATTTAGGCAACAATCAGATTTCAGGTACGTTCCCAGAATTCATTACTAGATTTCCGGGTCTTAAAGAGCTTGATCTTGGGAAAAATTTGTTGTTTGGACAAATCCCTCAGAGCTTAGGCCAGCTAGAGCTGGAGAAGTTGAACCTTTCAAACAACAATTTCAGTGGAATATTGCCTGTTTTTAGTAACTCAAAGTTTGGTGTTGAGGCTTTTGAAGGGAATAGTCCTGGGCTTTGTGGGGAGCCTTTGAAAAGCTGTGCAGTACCTTCTCATTTGAGTTCAGGCGCCATTGCTGGCCTTGTTATTGGCTTGATGACTGGCACAGTTGTTTTAGCTTCGTTGCTTATTGGTTATATGCAAAACAAGAAGAAGAGTAGTAGTGAGAGTGAAGATGAGATTGATgaaggagaagatgaagaaaatggTGGCAGTGTCGGTGCAGGCGGTGAAGGAAAACTCATTTTATTTCAGGGTGGCGAGCATCTGACATTGGATGATGTCTTGAATGCTACGGGGCAAGTTATGGAAAAAACAAGCTATGGCACTATATATAAGGCAAAGCTTGCTGATGGAGGGACCATTGCTCTGAGACTGCTGAGGGAAGGTAGTTGCAAAGACAGAAATTCTTGCTTGTCTGTGATTAAACAATTGGGAAAGATTCGCCATGAGAATTTGATTCCTTTGAGAGCTTTCTATCAAggaaagagaggagaaaagcTCCTCATTTACGACTATCTGCCAATCAGAACTTTACATGATTTTCTACATG AATCTAGAGCAGGAAAACCAGTGTTGAACTGGGCTAGGAGGCACAAGATTGCATTAGGCATCGCCCGGGGATTAGCCCATCTTCACACAGGTCTTGAAGTGCCCATTACACATGGTAACATTAGATCAAAAAATGTGCTTGTGGATGACTTCTTTGCGGCGAGACTGACAGAGTTCGGGCTAGACAAGCTAATGATCCCATCGGTAGCCGATGAAATTGTCTCGCTGGCAAAATCAGACGGGTACAAGGCACCGGAGCTGCAACGGATGAAGAAATGCAATTCAAGAACAGATGTGTATGCATTTGGAATCTTATTATTGGAAATTCTGATTGGGAAGAAACCAGGAAAAAGTGGAAGAAATGGAGAGTTTGTGGATCTGCCATCAATGGTGAAAGTGGCAGTTCTAGAGGAGACAACGATGGACGTTTTCGACGTGGAGGTTTTGAAAGGGATTAGAAGTCCAATGGAAGATGGAATTGTACAGGCTTTGAAGCTTGCAATGGGTTGCTGTGCTCCAGTGGCTTCAGTAAGACCTTCCATCGATGAAGTTGTGAAGCAGTTGGAAGAGAACAGACCAAGAAACAGATCTGCTCTATACAGCCCAACAGAAACAAGAAGTGAAATCGGTACCCCATTTTGA
- the LOC103497530 gene encoding putative kinase-like protein TMKL1 isoform X3, producing MAILKHFSLCISLFLLIRAPVRCDSIHFPSSSSSSSSSSSSSSSSSSSSSSSSSSSSSSSFSSDVQLLLGKIRASLEGDTQNLLLSSWNYSLPLCQWRGLKWVFTTGTPLVCSDSSSPQWSNLTLFKDPSLHVLSLQLPSANLTGSLPKELGEFTMLQSLYLSINSLTGTIPLELGYSSSLSDIDLSSNLLTGVLPPSIWNLCDKLVSVRLHGNSLSGSLPEPALPNSTCRNLEAFDLGNNQISGNSPGLCGEPLKSCAVPSHLSSGAIAGLVIGLMTGTVVLASLLIGYMQNKKKSSSESEDEIDEGEDEENGGSVGAGGEGKLILFQGGEHLTLDDVLNATGQVMEKTSYGTIYKAKLADGGTIALRLLREGSCKDRNSCLSVIKQLGKIRHENLIPLRAFYQGKRGEKLLIYDYLPIRTLHDFLHESRAGKPVLNWARRHKIALGIARGLAHLHTGLEVPITHGNIRSKNVLVDDFFAARLTEFGLDKLMIPSVADEIVSLAKSDGYKAPELQRMKKCNSRTDVYAFGILLLEILIGKKPGKSGRNGEFVDLPSMVKVAVLEETTMDVFDVEVLKGIRSPMEDGIVQALKLAMGCCAPVASVRPSIDEVVKQLEENRPRNRSALYSPTETRSEIGTPF from the exons ATGGCGATTCTGAAGCATTTTTCTCTCTGCATTTCCCTCTTCTTATTAATCAGAGCCCCTGTACGATGTGATTCCATAcatttcccttcttcttcttcttcttcttcttcttcttcttcttcttcttcttcttcttcttcttcttcttcctcctcctcctcctcctcctcctcctcctcttttTCTTCTGATGTTCAGCTTCTTTTGGGAAAGATTAGAGCTTCACTTGAAGGAGACACTCAAAACTTGCTTTTATCTTCATGGAATTACTCTCTGCCTCTTTGTCAATGGAGGGGACTCAAATGGGTCTTCACTACTGGAACCCCGCTGGTCTGCAGTGATTCTTCTTCTCCACAATGGTCTAATCTCACTCTGTTCAAAGACCCTTCTCTTCATGTTCTCTCTCTCCAACTTCCATCTGCTAATCTTACTGGTTCGTTGCCTAAGGAGCTTGGTGAGTTCACTATGCTTCAAAGCCTCTATCTAAGTATAAACTCTTTGACTGGAACCATTCCGCTTGAACTTGGTTACAGCTCCTCTCTTTCTGATATTGATTTGAGTAGCAATCTTTTAACGGGAGTTCTTCCACCTTCGATCTGGAATCTGTGTGATAAACTTGTTTCTGTCAGACTTCATGGCAATTCTTTATCTGGGTCTCTGCCGGAGCCGGCTTTACCAAACTCCACCTGCAGAAATCTGGAGGCTTTTGATTTAGGCAACAATCAGATTTCAG GGAATAGTCCTGGGCTTTGTGGGGAGCCTTTGAAAAGCTGTGCAGTACCTTCTCATTTGAGTTCAGGCGCCATTGCTGGCCTTGTTATTGGCTTGATGACTGGCACAGTTGTTTTAGCTTCGTTGCTTATTGGTTATATGCAAAACAAGAAGAAGAGTAGTAGTGAGAGTGAAGATGAGATTGATgaaggagaagatgaagaaaatggTGGCAGTGTCGGTGCAGGCGGTGAAGGAAAACTCATTTTATTTCAGGGTGGCGAGCATCTGACATTGGATGATGTCTTGAATGCTACGGGGCAAGTTATGGAAAAAACAAGCTATGGCACTATATATAAGGCAAAGCTTGCTGATGGAGGGACCATTGCTCTGAGACTGCTGAGGGAAGGTAGTTGCAAAGACAGAAATTCTTGCTTGTCTGTGATTAAACAATTGGGAAAGATTCGCCATGAGAATTTGATTCCTTTGAGAGCTTTCTATCAAggaaagagaggagaaaagcTCCTCATTTACGACTATCTGCCAATCAGAACTTTACATGATTTTCTACATG AATCTAGAGCAGGAAAACCAGTGTTGAACTGGGCTAGGAGGCACAAGATTGCATTAGGCATCGCCCGGGGATTAGCCCATCTTCACACAGGTCTTGAAGTGCCCATTACACATGGTAACATTAGATCAAAAAATGTGCTTGTGGATGACTTCTTTGCGGCGAGACTGACAGAGTTCGGGCTAGACAAGCTAATGATCCCATCGGTAGCCGATGAAATTGTCTCGCTGGCAAAATCAGACGGGTACAAGGCACCGGAGCTGCAACGGATGAAGAAATGCAATTCAAGAACAGATGTGTATGCATTTGGAATCTTATTATTGGAAATTCTGATTGGGAAGAAACCAGGAAAAAGTGGAAGAAATGGAGAGTTTGTGGATCTGCCATCAATGGTGAAAGTGGCAGTTCTAGAGGAGACAACGATGGACGTTTTCGACGTGGAGGTTTTGAAAGGGATTAGAAGTCCAATGGAAGATGGAATTGTACAGGCTTTGAAGCTTGCAATGGGTTGCTGTGCTCCAGTGGCTTCAGTAAGACCTTCCATCGATGAAGTTGTGAAGCAGTTGGAAGAGAACAGACCAAGAAACAGATCTGCTCTATACAGCCCAACAGAAACAAGAAGTGAAATCGGTACCCCATTTTGA